The proteins below are encoded in one region of Oligoflexus sp.:
- a CDS encoding M14 family zinc carboxypeptidase: protein MKRWGLTLFAAGSLGLGGQGFAHPAEYSPILARAYIKSGAINPENSREFRLDEAEQEVEVGKFCKQLGLQFRKFGWESDPCGAVKWQASIQTVEKRPLLYASFGKGKDVTLLLSAVHPNEVTPVPMGFRLARHLMENPELIKPDQKVVIAPLINPDGFFSEKPIRTNARGVDPNRNFFTLDWYEKSLSWWQSGRNKNLAYFPGHFPNSELETIFQVRLIDDFQPDKILSIHAPLGFLDYDGPGDEKTSTLTPTETQARQLAAAISKKANNYRVVDYSFYPGSLGNFAGNERHIPTVTLELKTTDAKKVDEYWGQFLPGMLGAIEYPFKKSVEAKLNTFKFYSHYEPLAIKPKDRS from the coding sequence ATGAAAAGATGGGGTCTGACTTTGTTCGCAGCGGGAAGCCTGGGCCTTGGTGGCCAGGGTTTCGCACATCCGGCCGAGTATTCACCGATTCTGGCGCGCGCCTATATCAAATCCGGGGCTATCAATCCCGAAAACAGCCGCGAGTTTCGCCTTGATGAAGCCGAGCAGGAAGTCGAAGTCGGCAAATTCTGTAAGCAGCTCGGTCTGCAGTTTCGGAAGTTCGGCTGGGAATCCGATCCCTGCGGCGCTGTGAAATGGCAGGCGAGCATTCAGACTGTGGAAAAACGTCCTTTGCTCTATGCGTCCTTTGGCAAGGGCAAGGATGTGACACTGCTGCTCAGCGCTGTTCATCCGAACGAAGTTACGCCCGTACCCATGGGCTTTCGCCTGGCGCGGCATCTTATGGAAAATCCGGAACTGATCAAACCCGATCAGAAGGTTGTGATTGCGCCGCTGATCAATCCGGATGGATTTTTCTCCGAAAAGCCCATTCGCACGAATGCGCGCGGCGTCGATCCCAATCGCAATTTCTTCACGCTCGATTGGTATGAAAAATCCCTGAGCTGGTGGCAGTCGGGTCGCAATAAAAACCTTGCGTACTTCCCTGGGCATTTTCCGAATTCGGAACTTGAAACCATCTTTCAGGTGCGCCTCATAGATGATTTTCAACCGGATAAGATCCTCTCGATTCATGCGCCTTTGGGTTTCCTCGATTACGATGGCCCCGGCGATGAAAAAACCAGCACACTGACCCCTACCGAAACGCAGGCCCGGCAGCTGGCGGCGGCCATTTCCAAAAAGGCCAATAATTATCGGGTCGTCGATTATTCCTTCTATCCCGGATCGCTCGGGAACTTTGCCGGAAATGAGCGGCATATTCCGACAGTTACCCTGGAACTTAAAACCACGGACGCGAAAAAGGTCGATGAATACTGGGGCCAATTCCTGCCGGGAATGCTCGGGGCTATCGAATATCCGTTCAAGAAATCCGTGGAAGCCAAGCTCAACACTTTCAAATTCTATAGTCATTACGAACCTTTGGCCATCAAACCCAAGGACCGCAGCTGA
- the queA gene encoding tRNA preQ1(34) S-adenosylmethionine ribosyltransferase-isomerase QueA, whose amino-acid sequence MDQSPLNLEDFRYDLPDHLIAQTPLSDRSGSRLLIHHTDGQLQHSMFRHLPEHLPKGTLLLYNDSRVLPGRLLAQTQHGGRLELMLMRPLSGQGNRWEALGRPLRKLHEGLSIPLGAGCVATVERRIQDAAQPYLEVSFNLEHEAFYDWMEKEGYIPLPPYIARPDALSAPSSPDRDRYQTIYANEKGSVAAPTAGLHFDDRMWQALREAGVETAPVTLHVGGGTFLPVKSNELDAHVMHRETYRLSRHSFAAIEKALAEKRPIVAVGTTTLRCLESFAVRMREEGAAALLDQWQETQLFLYPRHRQDIHRPWAISGLMTNFHQPESSLLMLVSALVGYEAMQDIYRNAVAQEYRFLSYGDTSLLWLPN is encoded by the coding sequence ATGGACCAGTCCCCTCTTAATCTTGAAGACTTTCGCTATGATCTGCCTGACCATCTGATCGCGCAAACGCCGCTCAGTGATCGCAGCGGATCACGTCTTTTGATTCATCATACCGATGGCCAGCTGCAGCACAGCATGTTCCGCCATCTGCCGGAGCATCTGCCCAAGGGAACGCTGCTTCTATATAACGATAGTCGCGTGCTGCCGGGACGCTTGCTCGCGCAGACGCAGCATGGCGGCAGACTCGAACTCATGCTGATGCGGCCTTTGAGTGGACAGGGCAATCGCTGGGAAGCCTTGGGGCGTCCGCTTCGGAAACTTCATGAGGGGCTGAGCATTCCCTTAGGCGCCGGTTGTGTGGCCACGGTGGAGCGCCGAATTCAGGATGCTGCGCAGCCTTATTTGGAAGTGTCCTTCAATCTGGAGCATGAGGCCTTTTACGATTGGATGGAAAAGGAAGGCTATATTCCTTTGCCGCCTTATATTGCCCGGCCTGATGCGCTGAGCGCCCCGTCAAGTCCCGATCGCGATCGTTATCAAACGATCTATGCCAATGAAAAGGGATCGGTGGCGGCTCCGACTGCGGGTTTGCACTTTGATGACAGGATGTGGCAGGCGTTGCGTGAGGCCGGGGTGGAAACCGCGCCTGTGACCCTGCATGTGGGCGGCGGAACGTTTCTGCCGGTGAAATCGAACGAACTCGATGCGCATGTGATGCACCGCGAAACCTATCGACTCAGCCGGCATAGCTTTGCTGCGATTGAAAAGGCTCTGGCGGAAAAGCGGCCGATCGTGGCCGTGGGCACAACCACGCTCCGTTGCCTGGAATCCTTTGCCGTGCGTATGCGTGAAGAGGGTGCGGCGGCGCTGCTGGATCAGTGGCAGGAGACGCAGCTTTTCCTTTATCCGCGGCATCGCCAGGATATCCATCGGCCTTGGGCCATAAGCGGCCTTATGACGAATTTTCATCAGCCGGAGAGTTCGCTTTTGATGCTGGTGTCGGCGTTGGTAGGCTATGAGGCTATGCAGGATATTTATCGGAATGCGGTGGCCCAGGAGTATCGTTTCCTGAGCTACGGCGACACGAGTCTTCTCTGGCTGCCGAATTAA
- a CDS encoding ATP-dependent Clp protease ATP-binding subunit, with product MVQRLLKISTVKVTEALQAALMEYANQRKAVVGAEGLLMALLDQKDSIVVKIINELDRDAGELRSEMVDRAMAAINELPQFSQGQVGQIRMTKDVENLFEAADRERRRMGDTYISTGALFLACFDRTVPGTSRILEEVGLRYEECARVLDQMRGNHKITDREEESRQSALDEYTSDLTALARKGELDPVIGRDAEIERVIQILSRRKKNNPLLVGEPGVGKTVIAEGLANRIAAADVPEYLLNKRILSLEIATLLAGAKMQGEFEERLKNIRDEVVASSGEIILFIDEIHTVVGAGRASGALDASNMLKPALARGQLQCIGATTNREYKQYIELDKALARRFEAVRVEEPSVEDTIKILKGIQPKYEEHHQVHYTEDALIAAAELSHRYIQDRSLPDKAIDLIDEAGAVKRLKVIYTPPDLRKLEKKRQELSEAKSRAFNAQDFEQMSRFQMELVQLETEMEQKKAEFQKERGQEDRSVDREDVAAVISKKTGIPLNKMVATEVEKMLHLEEHLQKRVIGQNHAIRSVSNAIRRNRAGLRRPNVPIASFLFLGPTGVGKTELAKAIAAEIMDDENRIIRIDMSEYMAKHDVSKLIGSPPGYVGYGEGGQLTEKVKRQPYSVVLFDEFEKAHPDVFNILLQILDEGWLTDSEGQRVSFANCVIIGTSNIGSEVMSDRRTPIGIGAQVNEWSKDQETKEIFKIVKGFLRPEFINRLDEIIIFNRLDSDQFREIVEIMLNDLSKRLARLHVELQVTDAVRDGLVKSIDTANYGARPLKRKMEEKIENPIASLLIKDRVETPRVAFVDWVDGDARIDLRKK from the coding sequence ATGGTTCAGAGATTGCTGAAGATATCAACAGTGAAGGTTACGGAAGCTCTCCAAGCAGCACTGATGGAATATGCCAACCAGCGCAAGGCGGTGGTTGGTGCCGAAGGGCTGCTTATGGCCTTGCTTGATCAGAAGGATTCCATCGTCGTCAAAATCATTAACGAACTTGATCGCGACGCTGGGGAACTGCGTTCGGAGATGGTCGACCGGGCCATGGCCGCGATCAACGAGCTGCCCCAGTTCAGCCAGGGTCAGGTTGGACAGATTCGGATGACCAAGGATGTGGAGAATCTTTTTGAAGCTGCGGATCGTGAACGACGCCGCATGGGCGACACTTATATTTCGACCGGAGCCCTGTTTCTAGCTTGTTTTGATAGGACCGTTCCCGGAACCTCACGCATCCTGGAAGAGGTCGGGCTGCGTTATGAAGAATGTGCGCGTGTTCTTGACCAGATGCGCGGGAACCATAAAATCACGGATCGGGAAGAGGAATCCAGGCAAAGCGCCCTGGATGAATATACAAGCGATCTGACTGCCCTGGCGCGCAAGGGGGAGCTTGATCCGGTTATCGGCCGTGATGCCGAGATTGAAAGGGTGATTCAGATCCTTTCCCGTCGTAAAAAGAATAACCCTTTGCTGGTGGGTGAGCCGGGTGTCGGCAAGACCGTCATTGCCGAAGGTCTGGCCAACCGCATCGCCGCTGCGGATGTGCCCGAATATCTTTTGAATAAGAGAATTCTTTCGCTTGAGATCGCCACGCTGCTCGCGGGCGCGAAGATGCAGGGTGAATTTGAAGAGCGTCTGAAGAATATCCGTGATGAAGTGGTTGCTTCGTCCGGGGAAATCATCCTCTTCATTGACGAGATCCATACCGTGGTCGGTGCTGGTCGCGCCTCGGGTGCTCTGGATGCTTCGAACATGCTGAAGCCGGCTCTGGCACGTGGTCAGCTGCAGTGTATCGGAGCCACCACCAACCGTGAATATAAGCAGTACATCGAATTGGATAAGGCCCTGGCCCGGCGCTTTGAAGCCGTTCGTGTCGAAGAGCCCAGCGTCGAGGATACGATTAAAATCCTCAAGGGCATTCAGCCCAAATATGAAGAGCATCACCAGGTCCACTACACGGAAGACGCGCTGATCGCGGCCGCTGAACTTTCTCATCGTTACATCCAGGACCGCAGTCTTCCCGATAAGGCCATCGACCTTATCGACGAGGCCGGTGCGGTGAAACGCCTGAAAGTGATCTATACCCCGCCCGATCTTCGCAAACTGGAAAAGAAGCGCCAGGAGCTTTCCGAAGCCAAATCCCGTGCATTCAATGCCCAGGATTTCGAGCAGATGTCGCGCTTTCAGATGGAACTCGTTCAGCTCGAAACGGAAATGGAGCAGAAAAAAGCCGAATTCCAAAAGGAAAGAGGCCAGGAGGATCGCAGCGTCGACCGCGAAGACGTGGCCGCCGTCATCAGCAAAAAAACCGGCATCCCCCTCAATAAAATGGTGGCCACCGAAGTCGAGAAGATGCTCCACCTTGAAGAGCATCTGCAAAAACGGGTCATCGGACAAAACCATGCGATCCGATCCGTCTCGAACGCCATCCGCCGCAACCGTGCCGGGCTTCGTCGTCCCAATGTTCCGATCGCCTCGTTCCTTTTCCTCGGTCCAACAGGCGTTGGTAAGACAGAGCTTGCGAAGGCCATAGCCGCGGAAATCATGGACGACGAAAATCGCATCATTCGCATCGACATGTCCGAGTACATGGCCAAGCATGATGTCAGTAAACTGATCGGCTCGCCCCCCGGCTACGTCGGCTATGGCGAAGGCGGTCAGCTCACCGAAAAAGTGAAGCGCCAGCCCTATTCGGTTGTGCTTTTCGATGAATTCGAAAAAGCTCACCCTGATGTCTTCAATATCCTCCTTCAGATCCTCGATGAAGGCTGGCTCACCGATTCGGAAGGCCAGCGCGTAAGTTTCGCGAACTGTGTGATCATCGGCACCTCGAACATCGGCTCCGAAGTGATGTCCGACCGCCGCACACCGATCGGTATCGGGGCTCAGGTCAATGAGTGGTCCAAGGATCAGGAAACCAAGGAGATCTTCAAAATCGTCAAGGGCTTCCTGCGTCCTGAATTCATCAACCGCCTCGATGAGATCATTATTTTCAACCGCCTCGACAGCGACCAGTTCCGCGAGATCGTCGAGATCATGCTGAATGACCTCAGCAAACGTCTCGCCCGACTTCACGTCGAGCTGCAGGTCACCGATGCTGTCCGCGACGGCCTTGTGAAAAGCATCGACACCGCGAACTACGGTGCCCGGCCTTTGAAACGGAAAATGGAAGAAAAAATCGAAAACCCGATCGCCAGTCTTCTGATCAAAGACCGCGTGGAAACCCCGCGTGTGGCTTTCGTGGATTGGGTGGATGGCGATGCGCGGATCGACCTAAGGAAGAAATAG
- a CDS encoding HAD family phosphatase, translating into MDFRAALFDFDGVIVDSTPTHLRGWQAAFQGLFKTDLDSATLQSLVGRSTAAIGRILADRSGYPAAKPELIRRKQIHVFEHLGSIDLIEGAREFLEELHRRAIPFGIVSNAPRDFIGAAIEKHRLPVPFYLGLDDYRRPKPDAEPYVKGAVKLGFTFTMHPSILVFEDSTHGIDAAIAAHMTPIGICSQHRPEILTNAGARLCFENMREAAVLLTR; encoded by the coding sequence ATGGATTTTCGTGCGGCTCTCTTTGACTTCGACGGGGTCATCGTCGACAGCACGCCGACCCATCTGCGCGGCTGGCAGGCAGCGTTTCAGGGCTTGTTCAAAACCGATCTCGACTCCGCAACCCTCCAGAGCCTGGTGGGCCGTTCGACCGCAGCGATCGGCCGAATCCTTGCCGATCGCAGTGGCTACCCTGCTGCCAAGCCGGAGTTAATCCGGCGCAAGCAGATCCATGTTTTCGAACATCTTGGATCCATTGATCTGATCGAAGGGGCGCGGGAATTTCTGGAAGAGCTGCACAGACGGGCGATTCCGTTTGGAATCGTCAGCAATGCCCCGCGCGATTTCATCGGGGCCGCCATTGAAAAGCATCGCCTCCCTGTGCCTTTCTATTTAGGATTGGACGACTATCGACGCCCCAAACCTGATGCGGAGCCTTACGTCAAAGGCGCGGTCAAACTCGGTTTCACCTTCACCATGCATCCCAGTATCCTCGTCTTTGAAGACAGCACGCACGGCATAGATGCTGCGATCGCTGCGCACATGACGCCAATCGGCATCTGCTCGCAGCATCGGCCCGAGATTCTGACCAACGCGGGTGCCAGACTCTGTTTTGAAAATATGCGCGAGGCGGCCGTACTTCTTACTCGATAG
- a CDS encoding transporter substrate-binding domain-containing protein, producing MLRLIFKFMITALLAQSVGAQGKDAFRIAKMESPDHRLLMRIVSEAYDRLQIPIEFIEFPGKRSLYEANSGYVDADLSRIKDVEKEFPSLRRVPTSIFWFEATAFSKNKDLRINGWESLRDLRIGIMRGMVYAEKGVKGLPRVTIVDKPGHLFKMLESDRIDVAIFSDINGLALIKELKLSSIQALKPPLERIEAFHYVHKKHEALVPKLDAIFQEMKTSGQLDRMRQDFLRESIE from the coding sequence ATGCTAAGACTTATCTTCAAATTTATGATCACGGCTCTGCTTGCTCAGAGTGTCGGAGCCCAGGGTAAGGACGCTTTCCGTATCGCAAAAATGGAAAGCCCGGATCATCGACTCCTGATGCGTATTGTCAGCGAGGCCTATGACCGCCTTCAAATCCCCATTGAATTTATCGAGTTCCCCGGCAAGCGTTCCCTCTATGAAGCCAACTCCGGCTATGTGGATGCCGACCTTTCGCGGATCAAGGATGTTGAGAAGGAATTCCCCTCTCTGAGACGCGTGCCCACCTCCATTTTCTGGTTTGAAGCCACAGCTTTCAGCAAAAACAAGGATCTCAGGATCAACGGCTGGGAAAGCCTGCGCGATCTGCGCATTGGTATCATGCGGGGCATGGTGTATGCGGAAAAAGGCGTGAAGGGTCTGCCGCGGGTCACGATCGTCGATAAGCCTGGTCATCTTTTCAAGATGCTCGAATCCGATCGCATTGATGTGGCCATCTTCAGTGACATCAATGGCCTCGCCCTTATTAAAGAACTTAAGCTTTCTTCCATCCAGGCGCTCAAGCCGCCCCTCGAACGCATCGAAGCCTTTCATTACGTTCATAAAAAACACGAAGCCCTCGTGCCGAAACTCGATGCCATTTTTCAGGAGATGAAAACTTCGGGTCAGCTGGATCGGATGCGGCAGGATTTTCTTCGCGAGTCTATCGAGTAA
- a CDS encoding DUF3050 domain-containing protein, with protein sequence MSFITERYFQILENHKLYERVNDEQSLRLFMEHHVICVWSYNFLLREIHQELVGLIHPLNSQSQKEAIRLVSEMVLEEEVEEQQDGSLLSHFEIYLEAMQDLGANISPIVSFFDLQDSGQNWQTALKHARFPAAVSRYARKMSRFAQAPLHERAAALFYEGEPFIPDSFLLRLGQLGGNVKISRLLDYFERHIEGLKRPGFSASGRLVEILCNNDEKMSMEAEQAAEEAMKNRVELWNYIVEQLDTLPAPIKKQKSAANLRLVSSSVI encoded by the coding sequence ATGTCTTTCATCACTGAGCGGTATTTCCAGATTTTGGAAAACCATAAGCTCTACGAACGTGTGAATGATGAACAATCCCTGCGTTTGTTCATGGAACATCATGTCATTTGCGTGTGGTCCTATAATTTCCTCTTAAGAGAAATCCACCAGGAGCTGGTGGGCTTGATCCATCCTCTGAATTCCCAGTCGCAGAAAGAAGCCATTCGCCTTGTGTCGGAGATGGTCCTGGAGGAGGAAGTCGAAGAGCAGCAGGACGGTTCGCTCCTGAGTCACTTCGAAATTTATCTGGAAGCCATGCAGGATTTGGGAGCGAATATCAGTCCGATCGTTTCCTTCTTTGATCTGCAGGATTCTGGACAGAACTGGCAAACGGCTTTGAAGCACGCGCGCTTTCCGGCGGCAGTCAGCCGCTATGCTCGAAAAATGAGCCGCTTCGCGCAGGCGCCTTTGCATGAGCGCGCCGCGGCCTTGTTTTACGAAGGCGAACCCTTCATTCCCGATTCCTTCCTTCTGCGCCTTGGTCAGCTCGGTGGCAACGTGAAGATCAGTCGCCTTCTGGATTATTTCGAGCGTCATATCGAAGGATTGAAGCGTCCTGGTTTTTCCGCGAGCGGAAGACTGGTCGAAATCCTTTGCAACAACGATGAAAAGATGAGCATGGAAGCCGAGCAGGCGGCCGAGGAGGCGATGAAAAATCGCGTCGAGCTGTGGAACTATATTGTGGAACAGCTCGATACCCTTCCGGCTCCGATTAAAAAGCAAAAGTCGGCAGCCAATCTGCGTCTGGTTTCCAGCAGTGTGATTTGA
- a CDS encoding glycosyltransferase family 9 protein yields the protein MAYKFDCRLFSGYKPCVHKRDCAGCPHYDPVKERICILSLEAMGAVLRSTCLLPAIKRRYPNSHITWITLKNTKALLDNNPYIDRILLADTTAINTAEHLQFDLLFAVDKSLEAGAIAQRLKAKEKRGFGLDANGVIVPLNPEAQYQYDVGLNDELKFFINQKTETQQITETMALDWQRDPYILQLTAAELEETRRRREFLIGGKAQGIIGYNTGCSLLFPYKKFTVERSIELIRAWRQAWPDHAVALLGGPEDTERQRLMKEAFANDPLVLNTPTTEGLRSGVLWMNTADMVLSACSLGLHIAIGLKKPSIAWFGVSCIQEIDLYDRGVKLQSDVSCSPCWKKSCDKPVKCYDQVSVERILAATAELMDQHILPKS from the coding sequence ATGGCATACAAATTTGACTGTCGATTGTTTTCGGGATACAAGCCCTGCGTCCACAAACGTGACTGCGCTGGATGTCCGCACTATGATCCCGTGAAAGAGCGGATCTGCATTCTGAGTTTGGAAGCCATGGGCGCTGTGCTCCGCAGCACCTGTCTTCTGCCGGCCATCAAGCGCCGCTATCCAAACAGTCATATCACCTGGATCACGCTCAAGAACACGAAAGCCTTGCTCGACAATAATCCTTATATAGATCGCATCCTCCTGGCCGACACCACAGCGATCAATACGGCGGAACATCTGCAATTTGATCTGCTGTTCGCGGTGGATAAATCCCTTGAGGCAGGAGCGATCGCCCAGCGTTTGAAGGCAAAGGAAAAGCGCGGCTTCGGTCTTGATGCGAACGGCGTGATCGTTCCGCTGAATCCTGAGGCGCAGTATCAGTACGATGTTGGCCTGAATGATGAGTTGAAGTTCTTCATCAATCAGAAAACCGAAACGCAGCAGATCACCGAAACCATGGCCCTCGATTGGCAACGTGATCCCTACATCCTTCAGCTGACAGCCGCGGAACTTGAGGAAACCCGCAGACGGCGTGAGTTTTTGATCGGTGGCAAAGCCCAAGGCATCATCGGTTACAACACGGGCTGTTCGCTGCTTTTCCCTTATAAGAAATTTACGGTCGAACGTTCGATCGAATTGATTCGCGCGTGGCGTCAGGCTTGGCCTGATCATGCCGTGGCTTTGCTCGGCGGCCCGGAAGATACCGAGCGCCAGCGTCTTATGAAAGAAGCTTTCGCCAATGATCCTCTGGTTTTGAACACGCCGACCACCGAAGGCCTTCGATCGGGTGTACTCTGGATGAACACGGCCGACATGGTTCTTTCCGCCTGTTCGCTCGGACTTCACATTGCGATCGGTTTGAAAAAACCGTCGATCGCGTGGTTCGGCGTGAGTTGCATTCAGGAGATCGATCTCTATGATCGCGGCGTGAAATTACAGTCCGATGTGAGCTGTTCGCCGTGTTGGAAAAAATCCTGCGATAAGCCTGTGAAATGTTACGACCAGGTGAGCGTTGAGCGTATTCTGGCGGCGACAGCCGAATTGATGGATCAGCATATCCTACCGAAAAGTTAA
- a CDS encoding LD-carboxypeptidase has translation MPHKDQNHIRIISPAGRFQAELLDARLKELEAIGLPLSYHKLSPDPSWPFTAGSRLDRLEQLQSALLAPDVRYLMSVRGGYGVSDLLDGINWDQCRAIRPKAVIGFSDISALHSAFYTKLGWNSIHGPMPATELWRKHGDDDVRALLDLLSGQRRDVELPLLYEGKGLPPRVQGPAYGGCLSVLTNLIGTPYFPKTLEGHILYWEDIAEHPARIMRFMNQWIQSGALKGVRGLILGRFVGSEVEGMCTEAHMRETLAQRLNIPVWFCPLFGHCSPNWPLPVGWPVDVDGDRLRWTMEPQIGLINS, from the coding sequence ATGCCGCACAAGGACCAGAACCACATCCGCATCATCAGCCCGGCCGGACGCTTTCAAGCCGAATTGCTGGACGCGCGCCTTAAGGAGCTGGAAGCCATCGGGCTTCCGCTGAGCTATCACAAACTCAGTCCTGATCCAAGCTGGCCCTTCACTGCGGGCAGCCGACTGGATCGACTGGAGCAGCTGCAAAGCGCTCTCCTTGCACCGGACGTCAGATATTTGATGAGCGTGCGTGGTGGTTATGGTGTGTCTGACCTTCTTGACGGTATTAACTGGGATCAGTGTCGCGCGATCAGACCCAAGGCCGTCATTGGATTTTCTGATATTTCCGCGCTCCACTCAGCATTTTATACCAAGTTAGGTTGGAATAGCATTCATGGCCCCATGCCCGCTACAGAACTTTGGCGAAAGCATGGGGATGATGACGTCAGGGCCTTGCTGGATCTCCTTTCGGGACAGCGCCGCGACGTTGAACTGCCATTGCTCTATGAAGGCAAGGGTCTGCCGCCGCGGGTGCAAGGCCCCGCTTATGGTGGATGTTTGTCCGTTCTTACGAATCTGATCGGCACACCCTATTTTCCCAAAACACTCGAAGGCCACATCCTTTATTGGGAAGACATCGCCGAGCATCCCGCGCGCATCATGCGTTTTATGAATCAGTGGATTCAAAGCGGAGCGCTCAAAGGTGTGCGCGGCCTTATACTCGGACGCTTTGTCGGCAGCGAGGTGGAAGGCATGTGCACCGAAGCCCATATGCGTGAGACTTTGGCGCAAAGACTGAATATTCCCGTCTGGTTTTGTCCCCTCTTCGGGCACTGTTCACCGAACTGGCCCTTGCCGGTCGGCTGGCCCGTGGACGTCGACGGCGATCGTTTGCGATGGACGATGGAGCCACAAATTGGACTTATCAATAGCTAG